Proteins encoded by one window of Pseudomonas coleopterorum:
- the dadA gene encoding D-amino acid dehydrogenase: protein MRVLVLGSGVIGTVSAYYLARQGMEVTVVDRQPAVAMETSFANAGQVSPGYASPWAAPGVPLKAIKWLLERHSPLAIKLTGDVDQYLWMAQMLRNCTASRYAVNKERMVRLSEYSRDCLDELRAETGIAYEGRTLGTTQLFRTQAQLDNAAKDIAVLEQSGVPYELLDREGIARVEPALASVTGILAGALRLPNDQTGDCQMFTTRLAQMARDLGVQFRFGQAIERLDFAGDRINGVWIDGKLETADRYVLALGSYSPQLLKPLGIRAPVYPLKGYSLTVPITDAAMAPTSTILDESYKVAITRFDNRIRVGGMAEIAGFDLSLNPRRRETLEMIVNDLYPQGGDLTQASFWTGLRPTTPDGTPIVGATPFKNLFLNTGHGTLGWTMACGSGRLLADLIARKKPQISAAGLDISRYGQPHETVRQGQSAPAHS, encoded by the coding sequence ATGCGCGTTCTGGTACTCGGTAGTGGTGTGATCGGCACCGTCAGTGCCTATTATCTGGCCCGGCAAGGCATGGAAGTGACCGTGGTCGATCGCCAGCCGGCCGTCGCCATGGAAACCAGCTTCGCCAATGCCGGGCAGGTTTCGCCTGGCTATGCGTCGCCCTGGGCGGCGCCTGGAGTGCCGCTCAAGGCCATCAAATGGCTGCTGGAACGCCATTCACCGCTGGCGATCAAGCTGACCGGCGATGTCGACCAGTACCTGTGGATGGCGCAGATGCTGCGCAATTGCACCGCCAGCCGTTATGCGGTGAACAAGGAGCGCATGGTGCGCCTGTCCGAGTACAGCCGCGACTGCCTCGACGAGCTGCGCGCCGAGACCGGCATCGCCTACGAAGGCCGGACCCTGGGCACCACCCAGCTGTTCCGCACCCAGGCGCAACTGGACAACGCCGCCAAGGACATTGCCGTGCTGGAGCAGTCCGGCGTGCCCTACGAGCTGCTCGACCGCGAAGGCATTGCCCGCGTCGAACCGGCCCTGGCCTCGGTCACTGGCATTCTGGCCGGTGCCCTGCGGCTGCCCAACGACCAGACCGGTGACTGCCAGATGTTCACTACCCGCCTGGCGCAGATGGCCAGGGATCTGGGTGTGCAGTTCCGCTTCGGCCAGGCCATCGAACGTCTGGACTTCGCCGGCGACCGCATCAACGGCGTGTGGATCGACGGCAAGCTGGAAACCGCTGACCGCTACGTGCTGGCACTGGGCAGCTATTCGCCGCAGTTGCTCAAGCCGCTGGGCATCCGGGCACCGGTGTACCCGCTCAAGGGCTACTCGCTGACCGTGCCGATCACCGATGCGGCGATGGCGCCGACCTCGACCATTCTCGACGAGAGCTACAAGGTGGCGATCACTCGTTTCGACAACCGCATCCGCGTCGGCGGGATGGCCGAGATCGCCGGTTTCGATCTGAGCCTGAATCCACGTCGTCGCGAAACGCTTGAAATGATCGTCAATGACCTCTACCCGCAGGGTGGTGATCTGACTCAGGCCAGCTTCTGGACCGGGCTGCGGCCGACCACCCCGGACGGCACGCCGATCGTGGGTGCCACGCCGTTCAAGAACCTGTTCCTCAACACCGGCCATGGCACGCTGGGCTGGACCATGGCATGTGGGTCGGGACGCTTGCTTGCC
- a CDS encoding Lrp/AsnC ligand binding domain-containing protein — protein sequence MRTQHQSKRELDKIDRNILRILQADGRMSFTELGEKVGLSTTPCTERVRRLEREGIIMGYYARLNPQHLRGSLLVFVEISLDYKSGDTFEEFRRAVLKLPHVLECHLVSGDFDYLVKARISEMASYRKLLGDILLKLPHVRESKSYIVMEEVKESLNLPVPD from the coding sequence GTGCGTACCCAGCACCAGAGCAAACGCGAACTCGACAAGATCGACCGCAATATCCTGCGCATCCTGCAGGCCGACGGGCGCATGTCGTTTACCGAACTGGGCGAGAAGGTTGGCCTGTCGACCACACCCTGCACCGAACGGGTCCGCCGCCTGGAGCGCGAAGGCATCATCATGGGCTATTACGCCCGGCTCAATCCGCAGCATCTGCGCGGCAGCCTGCTGGTGTTCGTCGAGATCAGCCTGGACTACAAGTCGGGCGACACCTTCGAGGAATTTCGCCGCGCGGTGCTCAAACTGCCCCACGTGCTGGAGTGCCATCTGGTGTCGGGTGACTTCGACTATCTGGTCAAGGCACGTATTTCCGAAATGGCCTCCTACCGCAAGCTGCTGGGCGACATCCTCTTGAAACTGCCCCATGTGCGCGAATCCAAGAGTTACATCGTCATGGAAGAAGTGAAGGAGAGCTTGAACCTGCCGGTGCCGGACTGA
- a CDS encoding YkgJ family cysteine cluster protein codes for MSCNSHKLRFLREQIPSFECVPGCHDCCGPVTTSSEEMARLPRKTAAEQEAALARFDCVHLGPQGCTVYEERPLICRLFGTTPALPCPNGRRPVEMIDPAVEHQVHKLIASTRQVLV; via the coding sequence ATGAGCTGCAACAGCCACAAGCTTCGTTTCCTGCGCGAGCAGATTCCTTCGTTCGAATGCGTGCCGGGATGCCATGACTGCTGCGGGCCGGTGACCACTTCATCCGAGGAAATGGCGCGCCTGCCGCGCAAGACGGCCGCTGAACAGGAGGCCGCGCTGGCCCGGTTCGACTGCGTGCACCTGGGGCCGCAGGGTTGCACGGTGTATGAAGAGCGCCCGCTGATCTGCCGACTGTTCGGGACCACGCCGGCGCTGCCATGCCCCAATGGACGGCGTCCGGTGGAGATGATCGACCCTGCCGTGGAGCATCAGGTGCACAAGCTGATCGCCAGCACTCGCCAGGTGCTGGTCTGA
- a CDS encoding NAD(P)/FAD-dependent oxidoreductase, with the protein MNARAEHAASYYAASLHRQPVYPPLQGEISVDVCVVGGGFSGLNTAIELAQRGFSVALLEAHQIGWGASGRNGGQLIRGVGHDLEQFRKIIGDDGVRDLTLMGLEAVEIVRQRVDRHGIECDLTWGYCDLANKPAQLQGFVEDAEALRSLGYAHELQIIEAQDMHSVVGSDRYHGGLVDMGSGHLHPLNLALGEAEVARQLGVRLFEQSRVTRIEYGPQVRVHTAQGQVRARFLVLGCNAYLNDLNPQLSGKVLPAGSYIIATEPLDAEQARQLLPRNMAVCDQRVTVDYYRLSADRRLLFGGACHYSGRDPKDIAEYMRPKMLDVFPQLANVRIDYQWGGMIGIGANRLPQIGRLKEQPNVFYAQAYSGHGLNVTHLAGKLLGEAISGQASRGFDLFAKVPHMTFPGGRYLRSPLLALGMLWHRFKELG; encoded by the coding sequence ATGAACGCTCGCGCCGAGCACGCCGCCTCGTACTACGCCGCCAGTCTGCATCGGCAGCCGGTATACCCGCCCTTGCAGGGCGAGATCAGCGTCGATGTGTGCGTGGTAGGCGGTGGCTTCTCCGGGCTGAACACCGCGATCGAACTGGCGCAGCGGGGGTTCAGCGTGGCCCTGCTCGAAGCCCACCAGATTGGCTGGGGTGCCAGCGGGCGCAACGGTGGGCAACTGATTCGCGGCGTCGGCCACGATCTTGAACAGTTTCGCAAGATCATCGGCGACGACGGTGTGCGTGACCTGACCTTGATGGGGTTGGAAGCGGTCGAGATCGTCCGCCAGCGGGTCGACCGCCATGGTATCGAGTGCGACCTGACCTGGGGCTACTGCGACCTGGCCAACAAGCCGGCCCAGCTGCAGGGGTTCGTCGAAGACGCAGAAGCCCTGCGCAGCCTGGGCTACGCTCACGAGCTGCAAATCATCGAGGCACAGGACATGCACAGCGTGGTCGGCTCGGATCGCTACCACGGCGGCCTGGTCGACATGGGCTCGGGCCACCTGCACCCATTGAACCTGGCCCTGGGCGAAGCCGAAGTGGCGCGGCAGCTGGGTGTACGGCTCTTCGAACAGTCGCGGGTGACGCGTATCGAATATGGCCCGCAAGTGCGCGTGCACACCGCTCAAGGCCAGGTGCGGGCACGTTTCCTGGTGCTGGGCTGCAACGCCTACCTGAACGACCTCAACCCGCAGCTGAGCGGCAAGGTGCTGCCGGCCGGCAGCTACATCATCGCCACCGAGCCTCTGGATGCCGAACAGGCACGGCAGCTGCTGCCCCGCAACATGGCGGTGTGCGACCAGCGGGTGACGGTGGACTACTATCGACTGTCCGCCGATCGGCGCCTGCTGTTCGGCGGCGCCTGTCACTACTCGGGGCGCGATCCCAAAGACATCGCCGAATACATGCGACCCAAGATGCTCGATGTGTTCCCGCAACTGGCCAATGTGCGCATCGACTATCAATGGGGCGGCATGATCGGCATCGGCGCCAACCGTCTGCCGCAGATCGGCAGGCTCAAGGAGCAGCCCAACGTGTTCTATGCCCAGGCCTATTCCGGGCACGGGCTGAACGTCACGCACCTGGCGGGCAAACTGCTCGGCGAAGCCATCAGTGGCCAGGCCAGCCGCGGCTTCGACCTGTTCGCCAAAGTGCCGCACATGACCTTTCCCGGCGGCCGCTACCTGCGCTCGCCCCTGCTGGCGCTGGGCATGCTCTGGCACCGGTTCAAGGAGCTGGGCTAG
- a CDS encoding DUF1127 domain-containing protein, which yields MNGLSDVRLLLRTEELLEEPKLRSRTPCAPAGLGRWALMLHHLRTRPALLELDEDQLRDIGLDAQQARREGLKPFWRS from the coding sequence ATGAACGGCTTGAGCGATGTACGTCTGCTGCTGCGCACCGAAGAATTGCTGGAAGAGCCGAAGCTGCGCTCGCGCACGCCGTGCGCACCAGCAGGCCTGGGGCGTTGGGCGCTGATGCTGCATCACTTGCGCACGCGTCCGGCCCTGCTCGAACTGGACGAGGATCAGTTGCGCGACATCGGCCTGGACGCGCAGCAGGCCCGTCGCGAAGGCTTGAAGCCGTTCTGGCGTTCGTAG
- a CDS encoding PLP-dependent aminotransferase family protein, which translates to MTLYMNLAQLLSQRIEQGLYRPGDRLPSVRALSIEHGVSLSTVQQAYRQLEDHGLAAPRPKSGYFVPTARELPALPAVGRPMQRPVDISQWDQVVELMRAAPRDDVVQLGRGMPDVSSPTLRPLLRELARLSRHQAMPGLYYDSLYGTQALREQIARLLVDAGCRLGIGELVVTTGCHEALSASIRAICEPGDIVAVDSPSFFGAMQTLKGLGMKALEIPTDPLTGISLQALELALEQWPIKAIQLTPNCNNPLGYVMPEARKRALLTLAQRFDVAIIEDDVYGDLAFSYPRPRTIKSFDEDGRVLLCSSFSKTLAPGLRIGFVAPGRYLERVLHMKYIGTGSTSTQPQLAIAEFIKGGHYEPHLRRMRTQYQRSRDLMIDWVTRYFPTGARCSRPQGGFMLWVELPEGFDTLKLNRLLLDQGVQIAVGSIFSASGKYRNCLRMNFASKPSPDIEAAVRTVGTCARQLLADNPHPDADL; encoded by the coding sequence ATGACGCTGTACATGAACCTTGCCCAGCTGCTCAGCCAGCGCATCGAACAAGGCCTCTATCGGCCTGGCGATCGCCTGCCGTCAGTGCGCGCCCTGAGCATCGAGCACGGGGTCAGCCTGAGCACCGTGCAGCAAGCCTATCGCCAGCTCGAAGACCACGGCTTGGCCGCGCCCCGGCCCAAATCCGGCTATTTCGTGCCCACCGCCCGCGAACTGCCGGCACTGCCCGCCGTGGGCCGCCCCATGCAGCGTCCTGTGGATATCTCCCAGTGGGACCAGGTCGTCGAACTGATGCGCGCAGCGCCCCGTGATGACGTGGTGCAACTGGGCCGTGGCATGCCCGACGTCAGCAGCCCGACCCTGCGGCCTTTGCTGCGCGAGTTGGCCCGCCTGAGTCGGCACCAGGCGATGCCGGGCCTGTACTACGACTCTCTGTATGGAACCCAGGCCCTGCGCGAACAGATCGCCCGGCTTCTGGTGGATGCCGGCTGCCGATTGGGCATTGGTGAACTGGTCGTCACCACCGGTTGCCATGAAGCGCTGTCGGCCAGCATCCGCGCCATCTGCGAGCCCGGCGATATCGTCGCCGTGGACTCCCCCAGCTTCTTCGGCGCCATGCAGACCCTCAAGGGCCTGGGCATGAAGGCCCTGGAAATCCCGACCGATCCGCTCACCGGCATCAGCCTGCAGGCGCTGGAACTGGCCCTGGAGCAATGGCCGATCAAGGCCATACAGTTGACGCCCAATTGCAACAACCCGTTGGGCTATGTGATGCCCGAAGCTCGCAAGCGTGCCTTGCTGACGCTCGCGCAACGCTTCGACGTGGCCATCATCGAGGACGATGTGTATGGCGACCTGGCCTTCAGCTATCCCCGTCCGCGAACCATCAAGTCGTTCGACGAAGACGGTCGCGTGCTGCTGTGCAGTTCGTTCTCCAAGACCCTGGCCCCCGGCCTGCGCATTGGCTTCGTCGCCCCCGGTCGCTACCTGGAACGGGTGCTGCACATGAAGTACATCGGCACCGGGTCGACCTCGACGCAGCCGCAGTTGGCCATCGCCGAGTTCATCAAGGGTGGTCATTACGAACCGCACCTGCGCCGCATGCGCACCCAGTACCAGCGCAGCCGCGACCTGATGATCGACTGGGTCACCCGCTACTTTCCCACCGGCGCCCGCTGCAGCCGCCCTCAAGGTGGCTTCATGCTGTGGGTCGAGCTGCCCGAGGGCTTCGATACCCTCAAGCTCAACCGCCTGCTGCTCGACCAGGGCGTACAGATCGCCGTGGGCAGTATCTTTTCGGCGTCGGGCAAGTACCGTAACTGCCTGCGCATGAATTTCGCCAGCAAGCCGTCGCCCGACATCGAGGCCGCCGTACGCACCGTGGGTACCTGCGCTCG